In Polaribacter sp. Hel_I_88, the following proteins share a genomic window:
- a CDS encoding OmpA family protein, giving the protein MKKSIIYSLAILIASALTFSSCEATKNANNTQKGAGIGTAAGAIIGGIIGNNVGNKKNSELGAVLGGVIGGVTGGIIGNKMDKQAREIEEAVPGAQVERVGEGIMLTLGENSIRFDTNKASLSTTAKENLMKLVPVLNNYENTNIVIYGYTDNTGRAEYNLSLSEKRAISVMEFLAANGVQKARFETKGKGINDPIATNETAEGRSKNRRVEFAIVANEEMIKEAQKEAKQ; this is encoded by the coding sequence ATGAAAAAATCAATAATTTATAGTTTGGCTATTTTAATAGCATCTGCACTTACATTCTCATCTTGTGAGGCTACAAAAAATGCAAATAATACTCAAAAAGGTGCTGGAATTGGTACAGCTGCTGGAGCCATTATTGGTGGTATTATTGGTAACAATGTTGGTAACAAGAAAAACTCTGAATTAGGTGCAGTTTTAGGTGGTGTTATTGGAGGGGTTACTGGTGGTATTATTGGTAATAAAATGGATAAACAAGCTAGAGAAATTGAAGAAGCTGTTCCTGGAGCACAAGTAGAAAGAGTTGGTGAAGGTATTATGTTAACGTTAGGTGAAAACTCAATTAGATTTGATACAAATAAGGCTTCATTATCTACAACAGCAAAAGAAAACTTAATGAAATTAGTACCAGTTTTAAATAACTATGAAAATACAAATATTGTAATTTATGGCTATACAGATAATACTGGTAGAGCTGAGTACAACTTATCTTTATCAGAAAAAAGAGCAATTTCTGTGATGGAATTTTTAGCTGCAAATGGAGTTCAAAAAGCTAGGTTTGAAACAAAAGGAAAAGGAATTAACGATCCTATTGCAACCAATGAAACAGCTGAAGGAAGAAGCAAAAACAGACGTGTTGAGTTTGCAATTGTTGCTAATGAAGAAATGATTAAAGAAGCACAAAAAGAAGCAAAACAATAA
- the rlmD gene encoding 23S rRNA (uracil(1939)-C(5))-methyltransferase RlmD: MPRRERNKFVKKNQVLELKIEDYAFGGKGIARIKSEEGSFVIFVPNTLPGQLVKAQISKSSKKYAEAKLIDVLQPSEDEVEVPYQDIPGAPYIQLPIELQHQYKKESTLSLFKRIGKVANIEDLYDEFIASPNVFHYRNKMEYGFSAIGYDRINKTDKDEFTLGFKRRGVWWMGDNLEKDSGLFDKQLEDNLKNIRQYCIDTGLEPWHGPRKEGFFRYFVVRKSFKTDELLCNLVTTSGDLDKFDLNKFANFLKEILGERLAGLLHTINDETGDRTIATSGSLKLVYGKDKIVEELLGLNFEISMKSFFQTNPKCAEKLYAKVVEYVLEDKSKVDNSVVMDLFCGTGTIGQIVASKSENAKIVGVDIVASAIEDAEKNAKRNNIEGLQFFAADVGKFLIAHPEYQDKIKTIILDPARAGIAPKTLQKIINLNADRMVYVSCNPATQARDTELLSEAGYQLKKISLVDQFPHTSHIETVVLFEKG; this comes from the coding sequence ATGCCACGTAGAGAACGAAATAAATTTGTCAAAAAAAATCAAGTTTTAGAATTAAAGATTGAAGATTATGCTTTTGGAGGAAAAGGAATTGCAAGAATAAAATCCGAAGAAGGTAGTTTTGTAATTTTCGTTCCTAATACGTTGCCTGGACAGTTGGTAAAAGCACAAATTAGCAAGTCTAGCAAGAAATACGCAGAAGCTAAATTAATTGATGTTTTACAGCCTTCTGAAGATGAAGTTGAAGTTCCTTATCAAGATATTCCTGGTGCTCCTTATATTCAGTTGCCTATTGAATTGCAACATCAATATAAAAAAGAAAGCACCTTATCTTTATTTAAGAGAATTGGTAAAGTTGCCAATATCGAAGATTTGTATGACGAATTTATAGCCTCACCAAACGTATTTCATTATCGAAATAAAATGGAATATGGTTTTTCTGCCATTGGTTATGACAGAATTAACAAAACCGATAAAGACGAATTTACCTTAGGTTTTAAAAGACGTGGAGTTTGGTGGATGGGTGATAATTTAGAAAAAGATTCTGGTTTATTTGACAAGCAACTAGAAGACAATCTAAAAAACATCAGACAATACTGCATTGATACTGGTTTAGAACCTTGGCATGGACCTAGAAAAGAAGGTTTTTTTAGATATTTTGTGGTAAGAAAATCTTTTAAGACTGATGAATTATTATGCAATTTAGTAACCACTTCTGGGGATTTAGACAAGTTTGATTTAAACAAATTCGCCAACTTTTTGAAAGAAATTTTGGGAGAACGTTTAGCAGGTTTATTACACACTATAAATGATGAAACTGGCGATAGAACAATCGCAACTTCTGGAAGTTTAAAGTTAGTTTACGGAAAAGATAAAATTGTAGAAGAATTGTTAGGTTTAAATTTTGAAATCAGCATGAAAAGCTTTTTTCAAACCAACCCAAAATGTGCAGAAAAATTATATGCCAAAGTTGTTGAATATGTTTTGGAAGACAAAAGCAAAGTAGACAATTCTGTTGTGATGGATTTGTTTTGTGGAACAGGAACTATTGGGCAAATTGTAGCTTCTAAAAGCGAAAATGCCAAAATTGTTGGGGTAGATATTGTGGCTTCTGCCATTGAAGATGCAGAGAAAAATGCCAAAAGAAATAACATTGAAGGATTACAATTTTTTGCTGCAGATGTAGGTAAGTTCTTAATTGCACATCCTGAATATCAAGATAAGATAAAAACGATTATTTTAGATCCTGCAAGAGCTGGAATTGCTCCAAAAACATTGCAAAAAATCATCAATTTAAATGCAGATAGAATGGTGTATGTTTCCTGTAATCCTGCAACGCAAGCAAGAGATACAGAATTGTTAAGTGAAGCTGGTTATCAATTGAAGAAAATTAGTTTGGTAGATCAGTTTCCACACACAAGCCATATTGAAACTGTGGTTTTGTTTGAGAAAGGGTAA
- a CDS encoding 4a-hydroxytetrahydrobiopterin dehydratase gives MLKLSEEAIESKLENLIDWEYYDNALHTDFEFDNFKDCMSAMNRIAFECEALNHHPEWTNVYNTLDITLTTHDADGVTELDFKLAAAINKIVEVEED, from the coding sequence ATGCTAAAACTATCTGAAGAAGCAATTGAATCGAAATTAGAAAACTTAATTGATTGGGAATATTATGACAATGCTTTGCACACCGATTTTGAGTTCGATAATTTTAAAGATTGTATGTCTGCAATGAATAGAATTGCTTTTGAATGTGAGGCTTTAAATCATCATCCTGAATGGACCAATGTTTATAATACGTTAGATATTACGTTAACAACACATGATGCAGATGGTGTTACAGAATTAGATTTTAAATTGGCTGCAGCCATCAACAAAATTGTAGAGGTTGAAGAAGATTAA